In one Nicotiana tomentosiformis chromosome 6, ASM39032v3, whole genome shotgun sequence genomic region, the following are encoded:
- the LOC104120938 gene encoding heavy metal-associated isoprenylated plant protein 33-like: MEPFADVSCILKVDVHCDACKMNMVQVLSSVCGVYSLTIDAKAGEVRVCGEVDPNILVKALTRTGKHAEVVYVKLKHPGLTPRNHYYANDNRYYRPSYGGHGHNYGALDHYDYYNTMAMRRPMVEQPYYYGSGHSSPYPPPRYHPFYY, encoded by the exons ATGGAGCCCTTTGCAGACGTG AGTTGCATTTTGAAAGTGGATGTCCATTGCGATGCTTGCAAAATGAATATGGTGCAAGTTTTAAGCTCCGTATGCG GAGTGTATTCATTGACAATAGATGCAAAAGCAGGAGAAGTAAGAGTATGTGGGGAAGTGGATCCAAACATACTTGTGAAAGCACTAACTAGGACAGGAAAACATGCAGAGGTAGTATATGTGAAGCTGAAACATCCTGGTCTTACTCCTAGAAATCATTATTATGCCAATGACAATCGCTATTATCGTCCTTCTTATGGCGGCCACGGCCATAACTATGGTGCATTAGATCACTATGACTACTACAACACAATGGCAATGAGAAGACCTATGGTGGAGCAACCTTACTACTACGGCAGCGGCCATTCTTCCCCATATCCTCCGCCTAG GTATCACCCATTTTATTACTAA